A single Asterias rubens chromosome 13, eAstRub1.3, whole genome shotgun sequence DNA region contains:
- the LOC117298844 gene encoding ryncolin-2-like — translation MKVIITSLFLACLIHHCQSDCQQRVKTNLYPASNRVLLNHVFKRKTASSPLICGRDCSMDPHCASFNYYTCSHVCQLSSATQSQSPDDFIELQGVAYYDDNLETPSFSAPDSVQFSSCLKLYLAVCCQSDIYTIYPAGLTDGVRVYCDMETDGGGWIVFQSRQDGSVDFNRLWTEYQSGFGDLSTEFWLGNDILRDLTKSGQWQIRFDLGDWEGSTSWARYDEFAVHGDKYTLQIGSYDADSPAGDTMLYHDGQDFTTKDQDNDGYDIAPCARRDGAWWFKDCADTQLNDHYYLQNPVEWTEGLQWNSWKGLYYSLKNCSMKIREVLYTKHHTLKSC, via the coding sequence ATGAAAGTTATTATAACGAGTTTGTTTCTGGCTTGTTTGATACATCACTGTCAGAGTGATTGTCAACAACGAGTCAAAACAAACCTGTATCCAGCAAGCAACAGAGTCCTACTAAATCATGTGTTCAAAAGGAAGACTGCATCATCTCCTTTGATCTGTGGGCGAGACTGCTCTATGGATCCACATTGTGCATCATTCAACTACTACACATGTAGCCATGTTTGTCAGCTGAGCAGTGCTACTCAATCTCAAAGCCCCGATGACTTCATTGAGCTGCAAGGAGTTGCCTACTATGATGACAACTTGGAAACCCCTTCATTTTCAGCACCAGACTCTGTACAATTTAGTAGCTGTCTGAAGTTATACCTGGCTGTTTGCTGTCAAAGTGACATTTACACCATCTACCCTGCTGGTCTGACTGATGGAGTGAGGgtctactgtgatatggagacagatGGAGGAGGCTGGATCGTGTTCCAGAGCAGACAAGATGGCTCAGTTGACTTTAACCGTTTGTGGACAGAATACCAATCTGGGTTTGGTGATCTCTCCACTGAGTTTTGGCTGGGTAATGACATCCTACGTGACCTTACTAAGTCAGGTCAATGGCAAATAAGGTTTGATTTGGGTGATTGGGAGGGAAGCACATCTTGGGCCCGTTATGATGAGTTTGCTGTACATGGTGATAAATACACTCTCCAAATTGGCTCATATGATGCCGACAGCCCAGCAGGTGACACAATGCTATATCATGATGGCCAAGACTTCACTACCAAAGATCAAGACAATGATGGTTATGATATTGCACCATGTGCACGGCGTGATGGTGCATGGTGGTTTAAAGACTGTGCTGATACACAGCTGAATGACCACTACTACCTTCAAAATCCGGTCGAATGGACAGAGGGTTTACAGTGGAACTCCTGGAAAGGTTTATACTACTCCTTAAAGAACTGTTCAATGAAAATACGAGAAGTCCTGTATACTAaacaccacactctgaagtcctgttaa